One Terriglobales bacterium genomic window carries:
- a CDS encoding molybdopterin cofactor-binding domain-containing protein, translated as WAQRKGKLGRGRGLGIACSHYVSGAANSIIRSDMPHSTVNIKIDRDGGVVVYTGASDIGQGSDTMVAQIAAEVLGCRMARVKVVAADTDLTPIDIGSYSSRVTFMNGNATLRAAEEVKKQIQVAAARRMDCAPEDVMMRDDRVWKKGSAAGTGPSAEKGLETKDASRGAAEVSGRVEGQILRGSLQQKRKEEGPKNHMSFEEAGVAAIDFHGALTGTGSYAPPQEARGGKHKGAGVGPSPAYSYSAQVADVSVDEETGEVTVHKIWAAHDCGRALNPVSVDGQVIGSVWMGLGQALQEEMVWKDGLLMNPGLLEYRSPSSAESPEIESIIVESVDPEGPFGAKECSEGSLAAAIPAIANAIYDAVGARLRESPFTPERIVAALRAQAGIKKLDLTEGVDPTAPMTFREHGGSLWFKGKGPARHPLDPAVQKEVPSGD; from the coding sequence TGGGCGCAGCGCAAAGGCAAGCTCGGCCGCGGCCGCGGTCTGGGCATCGCTTGCAGCCACTACGTGAGCGGCGCGGCCAATTCCATCATCCGCTCCGACATGCCGCACTCCACTGTGAACATCAAGATCGACCGCGACGGCGGGGTGGTGGTGTACACCGGGGCCTCCGACATCGGCCAGGGCTCCGACACCATGGTGGCGCAGATTGCCGCCGAGGTCCTGGGCTGCCGCATGGCGCGGGTGAAAGTCGTCGCCGCCGACACCGACCTCACGCCCATCGACATTGGCTCCTACTCCTCGCGCGTGACCTTCATGAACGGCAACGCCACCCTGCGGGCCGCGGAAGAGGTGAAGAAGCAGATCCAAGTCGCCGCTGCCCGCAGGATGGATTGCGCACCGGAAGATGTGATGATGCGCGACGACCGGGTCTGGAAGAAGGGAAGCGCTGCCGGCACCGGTCCCTCGGCGGAGAAAGGGCTCGAGACCAAGGACGCCTCGCGCGGCGCCGCCGAGGTCTCCGGCCGCGTTGAAGGCCAGATCCTGCGCGGCTCGCTGCAGCAGAAGCGAAAAGAGGAAGGCCCGAAGAACCACATGTCCTTCGAGGAGGCGGGGGTTGCGGCCATCGACTTCCACGGCGCCCTCACCGGTACCGGGTCTTATGCTCCGCCGCAGGAAGCCCGTGGCGGCAAACACAAGGGTGCGGGCGTCGGGCCGTCGCCTGCCTATTCGTACTCCGCGCAGGTGGCCGACGTGAGCGTGGACGAGGAGACCGGCGAGGTCACGGTACATAAGATCTGGGCGGCGCACGATTGCGGACGCGCCCTGAACCCGGTCTCGGTCGATGGCCAGGTGATCGGCTCGGTCTGGATGGGACTCGGCCAGGCGCTCCAGGAAGAGATGGTCTGGAAGGACGGCCTGCTGATGAATCCAGGCTTGCTCGAATACCGCTCGCCCTCGTCGGCCGAGTCGCCGGAGATCGAGAGCATCATCGTCGAGTCCGTGGATCCCGAGGGCCCGTTCGGCGCCAAGGAATGCAGCGAGGGCTCGCTTGCCGCGGCGATTCCCGCCATCGCCAATGCCATCTACGACGCAGTGGGCGCGCGCCTGCGCGAATCGCCGTTCACACCGGAGCGCATCGTCGCCGCCCTGCGAGCGCAGGCCGGCATCAAGAAGCTTGACCTGACCGAAGGTGTAGACCCGACCGCGCCCATGACCTTCCGCGAGCATGGCGGTTCGCTGTGGTTCAAGGGGAAGGGTCCGGCGCGACACCCACTCGACCCAGCGGTCCAGAAAGAAGTGCCCAGTGGCGATTAA
- a CDS encoding FAD binding domain-containing protein has translation MSLPDFKLLRPRSLNEAVSMLASHSGNVQIIAGGTDVIPSMKQRLFTPAYAMDIRGIDELHGIRVLPGRGVEIGALTTLSAIEDSEFIRRNYPVLREAAMTVASPVIRNMATLGGNICLDTRCLWYNQSLTWRRSCGFCIKKDGDLCHVAPGGKKCWAAFSGDTPPALMCLGAELEIAGPDGTRRVPLKDFYTNVGDARMELERNELLVRVHLPETTAGWRGAYMKLRIRGSIDYPLAGVAVALKMNGKVEDARVAITAVNPAPLLVPNAEHALIGKQVDEYAAGIVGELAAKTARPLTTSALTPEYRREMVRVFAKRAVLKAARS, from the coding sequence GTGAGCCTGCCTGATTTCAAATTGCTTCGCCCGCGCTCGCTGAATGAAGCGGTGTCGATGCTCGCCTCTCACTCCGGCAACGTCCAGATCATCGCCGGCGGCACCGACGTCATTCCCTCGATGAAGCAGCGCCTGTTCACCCCGGCGTACGCTATGGACATCCGCGGCATCGACGAGCTGCACGGCATCCGCGTGCTGCCCGGCCGCGGCGTCGAGATCGGCGCCCTCACAACCCTTTCCGCTATCGAAGACTCCGAGTTCATCCGCCGCAACTATCCGGTACTGCGCGAAGCGGCTATGACTGTGGCCTCGCCTGTCATCCGCAACATGGCCACCCTCGGCGGGAATATCTGCCTCGACACCCGCTGCCTCTGGTACAACCAGTCGCTCACCTGGCGGAGGTCCTGCGGCTTCTGCATCAAGAAGGACGGCGACCTGTGCCACGTCGCGCCCGGCGGCAAGAAGTGCTGGGCCGCCTTCTCCGGCGACACTCCGCCGGCCCTGATGTGTCTCGGCGCCGAACTGGAGATCGCCGGCCCGGACGGCACTCGGCGCGTGCCGCTCAAGGACTTCTACACCAATGTCGGCGACGCCCGGATGGAGCTCGAGCGCAACGAACTGCTGGTCCGCGTCCACCTGCCGGAAACGACCGCCGGGTGGCGTGGCGCATACATGAAGCTGCGCATCCGCGGCTCCATCGATTACCCCCTGGCCGGCGTAGCCGTGGCGCTCAAGATGAACGGCAAGGTCGAGGACGCTCGTGTCGCCATCACCGCCGTCAACCCCGCTCCCTTGCTGGTGCCCAACGCCGAGCATGCCCTGATCGGCAAGCAGGTTGACGAGTACGCCGCGGGCATCGTCGGCGAACTCGCCGCCAAGACCGCCAGGCCCCTGACCACCTCGGCGCTCACCCCGGAGTACCGCCGCGAGATGGTGCGGGTCTTCGCCAAGCGCGCGGTGCTGAAGGCTGCCCGCTCGTGA
- a CDS encoding isoprenylcysteine carboxylmethyltransferase family protein produces the protein MFVIAAWCVFALIFLLRKKPKEIGPPAKRDPAAFWGIFLKGLAYGMVWYAAPRRAGTRPMFDNMPLAGQIAIALLAAVIATASVWLVLIAVRTLGKQWAVQARLIEGHRLIVEGPYRWVRNPIYTGMFGMLIATGLAFATWPMLLGGIVLYLIGFTIRVRAEEKLLQAQFGEEFEAYKRQVPALLPRL, from the coding sequence GTGTTCGTCATCGCCGCCTGGTGCGTGTTCGCCCTCATCTTCCTGTTGCGCAAGAAGCCTAAGGAAATCGGCCCTCCCGCCAAGCGAGATCCGGCGGCCTTTTGGGGGATTTTTCTCAAAGGCCTCGCGTACGGGATGGTCTGGTACGCTGCGCCGCGGCGGGCTGGCACCCGTCCCATGTTCGACAATATGCCGCTGGCCGGGCAGATCGCCATCGCATTGCTGGCGGCGGTGATCGCCACCGCCTCCGTCTGGCTGGTCCTGATCGCCGTGCGCACGCTCGGCAAGCAGTGGGCGGTGCAGGCCCGCCTCATCGAAGGGCACCGCCTCATCGTCGAAGGCCCGTACCGCTGGGTCCGCAATCCGATCTATACCGGGATGTTCGGCATGCTGATCGCCACCGGCCTCGCCTTCGCCACCTGGCCGATGCTGCTGGGAGGCATTGTCCTGTACCTGATCGGCTTCACCATCCGGGTCCGCGCCGAAGAGAAGCTCCTACAGGCTCAGTTTGGGGAGGAGTTCGAGGCGTACAAGCGGCAAGTCCCGGCGTTACTCCCTCGTTTATAG
- a CDS encoding amidohydrolase family protein, which translates to MITDCHVHIQPFEMLLSPPAMELMRRQQLDFERVLEFTRSPKAFLEYMDGQGIDRAVLVNSASPEVTGYPTGMNKVAAEYAAADPKRLISCGSLHPRHTKNVMADVEEIVRLGLRLIKVHPPHQLFFPNDYLKGVKELEILYRAAEANHIPVMFHTGTSIFPGARSKYGDPMALDDVAVDFPNLTIIMAHGGRPLWTDTAFFLVRRHANVYLDISSIPPSQLLRYFPRLEEIAGKTMFGSDWPGPGVRDIRENLDAIRALPITAQARQQILGGTALKIWPQA; encoded by the coding sequence TTGATCACCGACTGCCACGTCCACATCCAGCCATTCGAGATGCTGCTGAGTCCGCCGGCCATGGAGCTGATGCGCCGCCAGCAGCTCGACTTCGAGCGCGTGCTGGAGTTTACCCGCTCGCCCAAGGCGTTCCTCGAATACATGGACGGGCAGGGGATCGATCGCGCGGTGCTGGTGAACTCTGCTTCTCCCGAGGTCACCGGCTACCCCACGGGGATGAACAAGGTCGCGGCTGAGTATGCCGCCGCCGATCCCAAACGCCTCATCTCCTGTGGCAGCCTGCATCCCAGGCACACCAAGAACGTGATGGCCGACGTGGAAGAGATCGTCCGCCTCGGCCTGCGCCTCATCAAGGTCCATCCACCGCACCAGCTCTTCTTCCCCAACGATTATCTGAAGGGAGTGAAGGAGCTGGAGATCCTCTACCGCGCAGCCGAGGCCAACCACATCCCGGTGATGTTCCACACCGGCACCTCGATCTTCCCCGGCGCGCGCAGCAAATACGGTGACCCTATGGCGCTCGACGACGTCGCCGTGGACTTTCCCAACCTCACCATCATCATGGCGCACGGGGGGCGCCCATTATGGACCGACACCGCCTTCTTCCTGGTACGCCGCCACGCCAACGTCTACCTTGACATCAGCAGCATCCCGCCTTCCCAGCTCCTGAGATATTTTCCGCGCCTGGAGGAGATCGCCGGCAAGACTATGTTCGGCAGCGACTGGCCGGGCCCCGGCGTTCGCGACATTCGCGAGAACTTGGACGCCATCCGGGCGCTGCCCATCACGGCTCAAGCCAGGCAGCAGATCCTGGGGGGCACCGCCCTCAAGATATGGCCGCAGGCATGA
- a CDS encoding amidohydrolase family protein, with translation MITDCHIHIQPVEMFNPAALAAMKKKRENFAQIEEFCRSPKAFLKHMDATGIDRAVLINYVAPEVIGFTAGVNQFVADYVKADPKRLIPCGSLHPRHTRNIMADVEQLVKLGIRLIKIHPPHQLLFPNDYRAGVKELEIIYRAAEANGIPVMFHTGTSIFPGARNKYGDPIHVDDVAVDFPKLRILLAHGGRPLWMQTAFFLVRRHPNVYLDISGIPPKALLKYFPRLHDIAGKTLFGTDWPGPGVPDIKQNLDDFRALLLPDPAKQDILSKTALSIWPA, from the coding sequence ATGATCACCGACTGCCACATCCACATCCAGCCAGTGGAGATGTTCAACCCGGCGGCGCTCGCCGCCATGAAGAAGAAGCGGGAGAACTTCGCCCAGATCGAGGAGTTCTGCCGCTCGCCGAAAGCCTTCCTCAAGCACATGGACGCCACCGGCATCGACCGCGCGGTGCTCATCAATTACGTCGCCCCCGAGGTCATCGGCTTCACTGCCGGCGTCAACCAGTTCGTGGCCGACTATGTGAAGGCAGACCCCAAACGCCTGATCCCTTGCGGCTCGCTGCACCCGCGCCACACGCGCAACATCATGGCCGACGTCGAGCAACTGGTGAAGCTCGGCATCCGGCTCATCAAGATCCACCCGCCGCACCAATTGCTCTTCCCCAACGATTACCGCGCTGGCGTGAAGGAGCTCGAGATCATCTACCGCGCCGCCGAGGCTAATGGTATTCCCGTGATGTTCCACACTGGGACCTCCATCTTCCCCGGGGCGCGCAACAAGTACGGCGACCCCATCCACGTGGACGATGTGGCGGTCGATTTCCCCAAGCTGAGGATCCTGCTGGCGCACGGCGGCCGGCCGTTGTGGATGCAGACCGCGTTCTTCCTGGTGCGCCGTCACCCCAACGTCTACCTCGACATCAGCGGCATCCCGCCCAAGGCGCTCTTGAAGTACTTCCCGCGCCTGCACGACATCGCGGGCAAGACCCTGTTCGGCACCGACTGGCCGGGCCCCGGCGTGCCTGACATCAAGCAGAACCTCGACGATTTCCGCGCCCTGCTCCTGCCCGATCCCGCCAAGCAGGACATCTTGAGCAAGACCGCACTCTCCATCTGGCCGGCATAG
- a CDS encoding S46 family peptidase: MRRYLLCALILLLFASLAAGDEGMWLYNAFPAAKVKAKYGFEPTQAWLDHAQKSSVRFNNGGSGSFVSAEGLTFTNHHVGAECIHQLSTSGKDYMKTGFYAKIQAEEAKCPDLELNVLMKIEDVTDQVNAGVKPDMTAAQAGVAQRAAMAQIEKDCAQKTGLRCDVVTLYSGAKFHLYQYKKYTDVRLVFAPEFDMAFFGGDPDNFEYPRYDLDITFFRIYENDKPVKLEHHLKWSTTGVKEGDLIFVSGHPGSTERLYTMDRLAFLRDVQYPWYLKTYRLRDEAMKAFGAQSPEKYREVQEEIFGVENTLKAISGYESGLTNKELMEKKAAEERRLRESVNADPKKKAEFGGAWDAISKGVQVQREIFLPYTYLERRAGLRGDLAGYARTLVRVVAEKQKPNGERLREYRDSNLPSVEQELFSTAPVYKDLEIARLTFSLENMRDVMGADNEVLKKVLNGRSPAEVAKAAVEGSKLDDAAVRKQLYAGGEAAVNASQDTMIQLIRSVDPDARAVRKRFDDEVDSVYRTKGGLIAKARFSDSGYNLPPDATFTLRLSYGQVTGYVEDGRGDVAKKGAPVPYFTTIGGAFQHAAEHGNKAPFRLPESWMKAKARLKLATPLNAVETADIIGGNSGSPVINTKGEVVGIIFDGNIQSLPWNVMYDDTLGRSVHVDSRGIIEALRTIYHADGLADELTGTLTAATPPKPAKGIKVKKEANSHPVPKQ, translated from the coding sequence ATGAGGAGATATCTGTTGTGTGCCCTTATCTTGCTCTTGTTCGCCAGCCTGGCTGCGGGCGACGAGGGGATGTGGCTGTATAACGCGTTTCCGGCAGCCAAAGTCAAAGCCAAGTACGGATTCGAGCCCACGCAGGCCTGGCTGGACCACGCCCAGAAGTCGTCGGTGCGTTTCAACAACGGCGGCTCGGGATCATTCGTCTCCGCCGAGGGCTTGACCTTCACCAACCACCATGTCGGGGCAGAGTGCATCCACCAACTCTCCACCAGCGGCAAGGACTACATGAAGACCGGCTTCTACGCCAAGATCCAGGCGGAAGAAGCCAAGTGCCCGGACCTGGAACTGAACGTCCTGATGAAGATCGAGGATGTGACCGACCAGGTGAACGCGGGCGTGAAGCCGGATATGACGGCTGCCCAGGCGGGAGTGGCGCAGCGCGCGGCCATGGCGCAGATCGAAAAGGACTGCGCGCAGAAGACCGGCCTGCGCTGCGACGTGGTGACGCTCTACTCCGGCGCCAAGTTCCATCTGTACCAGTACAAGAAATACACCGATGTCCGGCTGGTGTTCGCACCCGAGTTCGACATGGCCTTCTTCGGTGGGGACCCCGACAACTTCGAGTATCCCCGCTACGACCTCGACATCACTTTCTTCCGTATCTATGAGAACGATAAGCCGGTAAAGCTCGAGCATCACTTGAAATGGTCCACGACCGGGGTGAAGGAAGGGGACCTGATCTTCGTCTCCGGGCATCCGGGCTCCACGGAACGCCTGTACACCATGGACCGGCTCGCGTTCCTGCGTGACGTGCAGTACCCCTGGTACCTGAAGACCTACCGGCTGCGCGATGAGGCCATGAAAGCGTTCGGGGCGCAGTCGCCGGAGAAATACCGCGAGGTCCAGGAAGAGATCTTCGGCGTGGAGAACACCCTGAAAGCCATCTCCGGCTACGAAAGCGGCTTGACGAACAAGGAGTTGATGGAAAAGAAGGCCGCGGAGGAAAGGCGGCTTCGGGAGTCGGTCAACGCGGACCCAAAGAAGAAGGCGGAGTTCGGCGGGGCCTGGGACGCGATCAGCAAGGGCGTGCAGGTACAGCGGGAGATCTTCCTGCCGTACACCTACCTGGAGCGGCGTGCCGGGCTGCGGGGCGACCTGGCCGGGTACGCGCGCACGCTGGTCCGCGTGGTGGCAGAGAAACAGAAACCGAATGGCGAGCGGCTGCGGGAGTATCGCGACTCCAACCTGCCCTCGGTGGAGCAGGAATTGTTCTCGACGGCCCCGGTCTACAAAGACCTGGAGATCGCCCGGCTCACCTTCTCGCTGGAGAACATGCGCGACGTGATGGGCGCTGACAACGAGGTACTGAAGAAGGTCCTGAACGGCCGCAGCCCGGCGGAAGTCGCCAAGGCGGCGGTGGAAGGCTCCAAGCTGGACGATGCGGCCGTCCGCAAGCAGCTCTACGCGGGCGGTGAAGCGGCGGTGAATGCCAGCCAGGACACGATGATCCAGCTCATCCGGTCCGTCGATCCCGATGCGCGGGCGGTGCGCAAGCGCTTCGACGACGAGGTAGACTCGGTGTATCGCACGAAGGGCGGCCTGATCGCCAAGGCCCGCTTCAGCGATAGCGGCTACAACCTTCCGCCGGACGCGACCTTCACCCTGCGCCTCAGCTACGGCCAGGTGACAGGCTACGTCGAGGACGGACGGGGGGACGTGGCCAAGAAAGGCGCGCCGGTTCCTTACTTCACCACGATCGGCGGCGCGTTCCAGCATGCGGCTGAACATGGCAACAAGGCTCCATTCCGGCTTCCCGAGAGCTGGATGAAGGCGAAGGCGCGGCTGAAGCTGGCGACGCCGCTGAATGCGGTGGAGACCGCAGACATCATCGGCGGCAACTCGGGCAGCCCGGTCATCAATACCAAGGGCGAAGTAGTGGGCATCATCTTCGACGGCAATATCCAGTCGCTGCCGTGGAATGTGATGTACGACGACACCCTCGGGCGGTCCGTGCATGTGGATTCGCGGGGAATCATTGAGGCGCTGCGGACCATCTACCACGCCGATGGGCTGGCGGATGAGCTGACCGGCACGCTGACGGCTGCAACACCGCCAAAGCCAGCAAAGGGGATCAAGGTCAAGAAAGAGGCGAATTCACACCCCGTGCCGAAACAATAA
- a CDS encoding citrate synthase: MSTVMPPTRGLEGVVAANSGICYIDGDKGVLAYRGIDIHELADNSTFEETCYLLWFGKLPTRRELGDTREALARERKLDPAIVNLLRQAPRKALPMDVLRTAVSALALHDPDEKTNDRDANVRKTLRLTSQMAMIVACYDRIRKGKQLAEPDRSLSHAANFLLMLNGEPPSKTAERAFDIALILHADHELNASTFAARVTAATESDMHSAITSGIGALKGPLHGGANEAVFKLLESIDQAGADPVEYVRGMLAQKKKVPGFGHRVYHTEDPRATHLRQMSEDLGRSSGQPKWFEYSRQIEEFVKKEKKLNANVDFYSASTYHVLGIDTDLFTPIFAVSRVSGWTAHVLEQLADNRLIRPRAEYIGPPYPVHYTPLERRS; this comes from the coding sequence ATGTCCACGGTTATGCCCCCGACCAGGGGACTGGAAGGCGTGGTCGCCGCCAATTCCGGCATCTGCTACATCGATGGCGACAAGGGCGTGCTCGCTTATCGCGGCATCGACATCCACGAACTGGCCGACAACTCCACCTTCGAGGAAACCTGCTACCTGCTCTGGTTCGGGAAGCTGCCCACCCGCCGCGAGCTGGGCGACACTCGCGAAGCGCTCGCCCGGGAGCGCAAGCTCGACCCTGCCATCGTCAACCTGCTTCGTCAGGCGCCCCGAAAGGCGCTTCCCATGGACGTGCTGCGCACCGCGGTGTCAGCCCTGGCGCTCCACGACCCCGATGAGAAGACCAACGATCGCGACGCGAATGTCCGCAAGACCCTGCGCCTGACCTCGCAGATGGCGATGATCGTCGCCTGCTACGACCGCATCCGGAAAGGGAAGCAGCTGGCGGAGCCCGACCGTTCGCTCTCCCACGCCGCCAATTTCCTGCTGATGCTCAACGGCGAGCCGCCTTCCAAGACCGCCGAGCGCGCCTTCGACATCGCCCTCATCCTGCACGCCGACCATGAACTGAATGCCTCGACTTTCGCCGCCCGCGTCACCGCCGCCACTGAATCCGACATGCACTCGGCCATCACCTCGGGCATCGGCGCCCTGAAGGGCCCATTGCATGGTGGCGCCAACGAAGCTGTTTTCAAGCTGCTGGAGTCCATCGACCAGGCGGGCGCCGACCCCGTCGAGTACGTCCGAGGCATGCTGGCGCAGAAGAAGAAGGTCCCCGGCTTCGGCCACCGCGTCTATCACACCGAGGACCCGCGGGCCACGCACCTGCGTCAGATGTCCGAGGATCTCGGCCGCTCCAGCGGCCAGCCCAAGTGGTTCGAGTATTCGCGCCAGATCGAGGAGTTCGTGAAGAAGGAGAAGAAGCTGAACGCCAACGTGGACTTCTACTCGGCTTCCACCTATCACGTGCTCGGCATCGACACCGACCTGTTCACGCCTATCTTTGCTGTCTCCCGGGTCTCGGGATGGACGGCCCACGTTCTGGAACAGCTGGCCGACAACCGGCTCATCCGCCCGCGCGCCGAGTACATCGGCCCGCCGTATCCGGTGCACTACACGCCCCTCGAGCGCCGCTCGTAA